The following proteins are encoded in a genomic region of Triticum dicoccoides isolate Atlit2015 ecotype Zavitan chromosome 1B, WEW_v2.0, whole genome shotgun sequence:
- the LOC119335420 gene encoding remorin-like: protein MAEEAKQDVAPPAPEPTEDVADEKAAVPSPEESKALVVAENDAEKPAATGGSHERDALLTRVATEKRISLIKAWEDNEKAKAENKAVKLLADITSWENSKAAELEAELKKMQEQLEKKKARCVEKLKNSAATVHKEAEEKRAAAEARRGEEIVAAEETAAKYRAKGEAPKKLLFGRG from the exons ATGGCGGAGGAAGCGAAGCAGGATGTGGCGCCACCCGCGCCGGAGCCGACCGAGGACGTCGCGGACGAGAAGGCGGCGGTTCCGTCGCCGGAGGAGTCTAAGGCCCTCGTTGTCGCCGAGA ATGACGCTGAGAAGCCTGCAGCTACAGGGGGCTCACACGAACGAG ATGCTCTGCTCACGAGGGTCGCGACCGAGAAGAGGATTTCGCTGATCAAGGCATGGGAGGACAACGAGAAGGCCAAAGCCGAGAACAA GGCCGTGAAGTTGCTGGCGGACATCACCTCGTGGGAGAACTCCAAGGCCGCGGAACTGGAAGCCGAGCTCAAGAAGATGCAA GAGCAGCTGGAGAAGAAGAAGGCGCGCTGCGTGGAGAAGCTCAAGAACAGCGCCGCGACGGTGCAcaaagaggcggaggagaagcgtGCCGCGGCGGAAGCGCGGCGCGGCGAGGAGATCGTCGCGGCGGAGGAGACCGCCGCCAAGTACCGCGCCAAGGGTGAGGCGCCGAAGAAGCTGCTCTTCGGCAGAGGATAG